CTCGAAGGCCCGTGTGAGCAGCCGGCGGCCGACCCCCTTGTTCTGCAGCGAAGGCAGGGCCCAGAACATCGAGAGGAAGTGAGTGCCGCCGCGCCGGATCGTCGCGGCGAAGGCGACGACGCGGCCGTCCTGGACCGCCACGTGGAAGCCTCGGGGGTCCGTCCGCTGCAGATGCGCCAGCGCAGGCTCCATGTCGCGAGCGCGCATCGGCGGCGGATCGTTGCTCTGCCGGCGCGCGAGATCGGTGGCGGAGCGGAGAAACACACGCGCGCAGCCCATCATGTCGTCGGGGCGGGCTTGTCGGAAGCGAAGCGTGGATGCGGCCATGGGCGGCGGAATCTACAACAAACCGCCCTCGCGGGAGCCGGTCGGGGCCTCGAACGGCGTCCGACCTGGCCCGCTGCCGGTCAGAATCCCCAATAGGGTCCGATCTGAGCCTCCGAGAAGCCCTGGTAGTTGCAGTTCTCGCAGAACAGCCAGTGGTAAGTGTAATCGGCGCGGAGACCGAAGCCGCGGCTCATGCGCACGAACACCCCCGATCCGAGGGTGCGGGTCCCGACTCCGAATCCCCCGGCGAGCAGCACC
The sequence above is a segment of the Candidatus Eisenbacteria bacterium genome. Coding sequences within it:
- a CDS encoding GNAT family N-acetyltransferase; this translates as MAASTLRFRQARPDDMMGCARVFLRSATDLARRQSNDPPPMRARDMEPALAHLQRTDPRGFHVAVQDGRVVAFAATIRRGGTHFLSMFWALPSLQNKGVGRRLLTRAFE